GCGAATTGGAATGGAATAATCGAAAAAATAAGTTATAAGGCGATTATTATCTTAGTTAATCCTGCCTACACTTCAACGACCTGTCCTATATGCGGGAGTAGAATGGAGTCCCAAGAAGGGCAGGTCGTTTGCTATAATTGTTCAAACTCTTTTAATCGCCAAGTAGTTGGCTGTTTTAATATTTTTAAACGAGGTTTGAATGTAATCAAAAGGTTTATGGGTGGCTCTGGGGTTACCACGACAGGGGCAGAGGTCTCTGCTAAGAGACTGATGACGCCCAATCCCAACGTAGTTTATTATGTGGATTTAAATGGCAAATATCTTAAATGTATATAATTGTCCATATTTGACTACGTTGGGAGAACCCCATATAAATCAATGGAGGATAGGGATGCTTTAAATCTTATAAACCTAAAAATTTTGAGGCTGGATGAAGAAATAATGATGGATTTTGATAGCGAAGTTAGGAGCATATCAAAAATTGCATTGAAAGTTTGTGGTTATGAGATAAAGAATGAGATTGAATTAAAATTAAAAGGAAGGAGAAGAAGAAAACTCTCAGAAAAACAGATAAATAGAATAAACAAATTAATCAATATGTTAGAGTTAATTAAGGAATTTATTGAAAGGAAGGAGTTTAAATCATCAATTGACTATGAGGCATTATTTTTGATAAGTTTAAAAGTCCATAGAATTGAAGAGGGGATTTTGACGAATTTCGAGGAAGAAGTTGATTCAATTTTAAAAATGGCGAGGAAAGTTGGTAATTATGAGTTGAGGAAGAGAATTGAGGAGATTTTAGGTAATTAAGTTATGATGTTTGAAATATTCGATATTTAATTTTTGAGTATGTTTATTTTTATTATGGATGTAAAAAATTATTTATAACAAAATTTCAATATTGTTTTTTGGTGAAATTATGTCTACTACTTATGAACTCATTATTTATGGTAAGGTGCAGCATGTTGGATTCAGGGATAGAATTGAAAACATAGGTAAAGGATTGGGCATAGATGGAATTGTTTATAACTTTAAAGATGGAACTGTTAGGATTTTAGCAAATTTTGAAGATGAAGATATTAAAGAATTTTTTAAAAAAAGCATAAAAATGTTAGAGAAAAAAGATAATCTTATAAAAATAGATAAGATTGAAGAAAAAGAATTAAATGCATTCATTGAGTTTCCAGAGGGTATTAACAGAATTTCTGCAGATGATTTGTTAGAGTTAAATAAAAAGTTAGATGAGGGTGTCAAATACATTAAATTAATCTTTGGTTCTTTGGAAGAATTAAATGTCAAAGTTGATAAGCAAACAGAAATTTTGGAAAAATTGAACGTCAAAATGGATAAACAGACAGAAATATTGGAAAAATTAAATGCCAAAATGGATAAGCAAACAGAAATTTTAACTGAACTCAAAAAAGGACACGATGAAGTGAGAGAAACATTAAATAAAATGGTTGAAATTTTAGAAAAAATTCTTAAATAACTTCTGTCTTTTCTGCAATTTCTTTTGCTTTCTCTTTGCTAATCCCATGCCTTAAAATTGTATATCTATTCCTTATTTTGTGGGCAATGGTTAATGCTTCTATAATCAAGTCCTCATCAATTTCCAGTTCCTTTGCAGTTGTTGGGGCATTTACCTTTTTTAATGATAATTTGATTTTTTCAGACAAACCTTTTAATTTCTCATTTTCTAACTCATGCAAATAGGACATCATTATAGTCCCAATTCCGCATTGTTCTCCATGCAGAGAATTTATTTTTAAGTCATACTCCTTCTTTAAATGGTCCAATGCATGGGAAAATAAATGCTCGCTTCCAGAAGCAGGTCTTGATGAATGGGCAATGGAAATGGTTATGCCACTCGCTATGAGGGATTTCACCAATTTTTTTGGATATTCCTCCAAATTAGAATTTAGAACATAATCAATCAATTCCTTTGCAATTGTCTTTGAAAAGATTGCTGAGCTCTCACTGTACTCTTCCCCAATTTCTCTGTGGGCAAGTTTCCAATCTAAGACAGCGGTGATATTTGATACAATATCCCCCATTCCCGCACTTAGCAACCTCTTTGGAGATTTTTTTATAATGTTAATGTCTGCAATAATTGCTATTGGTGCCTCTGTCATAAATGATGGCTGTCTTATAGAAACAATCGGAGATGCAATGCCATCATTTGATGCGGTCGTAGGGATGCTCAAAAAAGGAATTCCCAATTTGTATGCAATTAGTTTTCCAGTATCTATTGCTCTCCCCCCACCTAAACCAATAATGGAGTCATATTTGTAGTATTTACTAACTTCAAATTCATCTATATCAATCTCATCATAATATTGTATGTCAAAATCAAATTTGCAGTATTTTTTTGTGTTTTTTCCAGTTATGACAAGGGGATTTTTTAGATTTAATTTTTTTAAGATGTCCGTGGTTTGGTATATAGCATTTTCTTTAATTAGTATATACCTTGGAATGACAATCATTTTTTCCCTTTGTGTGTTTTTTGTTTGAATATTGGTAAGAAATATTTTATTTGTTTTTTGGTAGTTGTGCATAATTATGGCGATTTTGAACTTATTTTGACGTAAGAAATTTTTGGAGGATTATAAATTAAGCGAAATTTTAAATAAGCTTAATTCATCCCTTTAATTTCATTGATGATGTGGTTATCGAACCGAAGGTTCGAGTATAGTTGTTTGCGTTAATATAGTCGTGTGCGAATTTTTTAAACTTATTTATGCATTAATGAATTTTTAAATAACCTTTATTCTTCCTTAAAATATACGGCAAAACCTTTTAGGTTTTGCCAAAAAATTGAAATAAGGTATAAATCTTTAAGAATTTGTCAATAGCATATTTCCAAATTATACGGCAAAACCCAAAGGGTTTTGCCAAATATTTCTAACGCACACGACTATAATTGGATGTATTCATTTAAATAAATTAAGGATGAATAAACCAAATTAATGGCAAAACAAAGTTTTACCGTATAATTCCGCGAACAACTATAATGAAAACTGGGTTTTCATTTAATTTATAAAGAAAGCAACTATAATATCTGCGTTGTTGTGTAATTTATGGTATTTAAAAATTTATTATGATTACGTAGGTATTAAAAATTTTACATACAACTATAATTGTTGCTAAAACCTTAAATATCAATATGCTTAATTCTTTCTTAGTATATTGTGGATTGGTGATGGTAATGAAAATAAATTCTGAAGAAATTTTGGAAAATGCAATAAAAGCATTTAAATTAACAACGAAGCACCATGGAAATTACACTTCACTTGAGAGAGCATTATTTTTAGGGTGGTACTGCAACCTAAAAAACCCTTGTAAGTTCTGTTATATGTCAACGCAAAAAAATAAGATAAAAGACCCTTTAAAGGCAAGGAGGAGATTGGAGACAATTTTGGCAGAGGCAATTTTAATGAAGAGAATAGGGTGGAAGTTAGAGTTTATCTCTGGAGGATATGGATATACAAGCAAGGAAATTAATGATATTGTTGAAATGGTTGCCTATGTGCAAAAATCAAGGCAATACCTGAATGTTGGACTTGTGGATTTTGATAACCTTAATTTGGATGTTATTGAAGGTGTTGTTGGGGCAGTGGAGACGGTTAATGAGGAACTTCATGATTACCTATGTCCAGATAAACCAATTGAAAAAATAAAGGATATGCTTTTGAAAGCAAAAGACCTTGGATTAAAAACAGGAATCACAATAATCTTAGGTTTGGGAGAGAAGGAAGAGGATATTGAAAAACTTTTAAATTTAATAGAAGAACTTGAACTTGATAGAATAACATTTTATTCTTTAAACCCTCAAAAAGGAACCATATTTGAAAATAAAACGTCAATAACGACTCTTGAGTATATGAATTGGGTTTCGTCAGTTAGGTTAAATTTCCCAAAAATAAAGATAATAACTGGAACATGGGTGGATAAACTAACCAACATAGGGCCTTTAATAATGAGTGGTTCAAACACAATAACAAAATTCCCACTCTTTAGTATGTTTGGAAAAAAGGAAGGGAAAACAGTAGAAAAAGAAATTTTATCCACTGGAAGAGAGTTACTTGGAACATTTTCAGATGTGGAAGCTTTAATGGGTAAGAAAAAGTTAAAGAACTCTCCATATAAGGATGAAGATATAGAGATAAGTGAGGAAAACCTTGAGAAGATAAATAATTTACAAGATGAGATAAACAAAAAAGTTGAATTCTATGTAAGGAAAACACTAAACAAGATAGCAAAAGAGACCCCAGACATTGAATATAGCCATATGCATTAGTTGGACGAGATGAAATTTAAGGATTTTTGTTCTTTTTGGATGTTATGTAGTAATTAATAATTAAATTATAGTTGTTTGCCAATTTCTTGCGCGGATTTAGATACAACCAAATTTTTAAAAAGGGCGATAAATCAATTGTAAAATTCCAAATAAAGGTTAAATTATCCCTTATAATTTAATGAAGTCTTTATTCATCTGTAAGGCAAACAACTATACATGACTATGTGCATAACTATATAATTTTTTATATCAAAATACCCAATTACCTTTAGATCATCAGTAAATAAAAAATAAAATAATTAAATTAAAGAATTAAAGAATAAAATAATTTGGGTGATAGAGATGGATGTTAGGTTGAGGGCTGATGAATATGCAACAACTAGGGCAATCTTAAAGTCAGCGTTTGACATGTGGTTGGATATTATTGATGTTGATGTTGCTATTGTTGGAGGTGGGCCGAGTGGTTTAACAGCGGCGAGGTATATTGCAAAAGAGGGTTATAAAGTCGTTGTTTTGGAGAGGCATTTGGCTTTTGGTGGCGGAACTTGGGGTGGAGGTATGGGTTTCCCGTACATTGTTGTTGAAGAGCCAGCGGACGAGATTTTGAGAGAAGTAGGTGTTAAGTTGGAGAAGGTTGAGGGTGAGGATGGGTTATATACTGCAGATTCTGTTGAAGTTCCTGCTAAGTTAGCAGTTGGAGCTATAGATGCAGGAGCAAAAGTGTTGACTGGAATAGTCGTTGAAGATTTAGTTTTAAGAGAAAATAGGGTTGCAGGAGTTGTTATCAACAGTTATGCGATAGAAAAAGCGGGTTTGCACATTGATCCAATAACCATAACTGCTAAGTATGTCGTTGATGCTACAGGGCACGATGCTTCGGTAGTAACAACACTCTCAAGGAAAAATCCAGAGTTAAACTTAGAGGTTCCAGGGGAAAAGTCAATGTGGGCTGAGAAGGGTGAGAATGCTTTGTTAAGGAATACGAGGGAAGTTTATCCAGGCTTGTTCGTTTGTGGAATGGCTGCAAATGCAGTTTATGCAGGACACAGAATGGGAGCAATCTTCGGAGGAATGTACATCTCAGGAAAAAAATGTGCTGAAATGATAGTTGAAAAATTGAAAAATAATGAATAAATAGATTGAAAAATCAAAAAAAAAGAAAAAATAAGAGTAATTAAGAAAAATTAATTAAAAATGAAATAAGGATTTAATGAATTTCTTTAAATTATTTTATCTTTCTTTTATCTTTTTCTTCTGCTACTCTTTTTTACTCCTAAGAATGCCCTCTTTATAATCATAGTTGCATAACTACCTTTGTTTAATTCAAATTCCAAAGTAATCTTATATTTTCCGTTGTTTAATTCATCTGGTTTAAATCCACTTGTTTTGAAATCTTTTGGAATGCATAAGATTTTTCTCTCACTGTATACAAATTTGCAGTCCAGACAGTCAATATTCTCTAAATCTTTAAATGTAATTCCCTCATTTTCTAATACTATGTCAATAATTTCCTTAACCTCCCCTTTATATTCAACATCTGGTGCAATTGTTGGGAATTTTACGTCTTTTAATGCATTAAAACTATCTTCATCCAATTCTTTATAGAACATGAAATCTCCACACTCATACTCCAAATAATATCTATCTTTTTCATTAACATAATCCTTTAAAACTTCCTTAATGCATTCATTCCAAAGGTAACTTTGATATGCGGAAACAAAGATTTTTCTCAGCCTGTCGTCAACGTATTTAAACACTTCTTTGTAACTTTTACCTTTGTTTAGGGCATTTATGATATTTACAAACATCCGGCTTTTGATGTCGTTCTTTTCAATATATTTGGCACATTTTTCCCAATCTCCCCAATTTTTTGCTATGTATCTCTTTAAGTCCTTTATTGTCTTTTTCTCACTTTTTTTGTATTTTGTGAGTAAAATTTTCAATGCTTCCTCGTAGTTTCCAAGCATGATTTCCTTTGCTATGAATTTCCTTTCAAAGACACTCCCAAACCTTTGGCTGTCAAAGTAATTTGGCACACCATAATCCAACGCATGAATATTATCAGCAATCTTCAAAAAATCTTCTGATTTTATGCTCCTAACTGTAATATTAAATCTATTCCCAATCAAGTCCCCAATTTTTAGTGGATTTGAAGGAGCAACATACTCTAATTTTAAATTTTTTTCATCTAACTTTAAAATTCCATATTTTTTTGGGATTGTTATATATTGGGTAGTTAAAGCGTGTCTATCTTTTAAACCGCAATATCCAATCTCTTTTAATGGAATTTTGAATTTTTTAGCAATGTAGGAGAGTGCTTTTAGGTTTTCTATGTTTCTTTTTGTTAGTTTGTATAGGTAGTATTCTCCATTCTCGTTGATTGTTTTGCCCAGGTCGATAATCTCTTCAACAATAAAATCCTCTGGTTTTTGCCTAATTTTCATATTCTCACCTTAAAAATTTTAAAAAATTTTTAATTATTCAAAAAAGAACGCAGATATTGGTAAAATTAGAAATTAGAAAATAGTAATATTATAACAAAAAATTTATTAAAATTGGATTTTATTTAATTTTGTTTAATACCTTCAAACACTCAATAACTATCTTTTTTGCTATCTCATCTAATGTGTAGGGAGTTATTGGTTCTAAATCTCTAATAAACTTTCCAGTACCTACAACAATATGCCCCTCTTTATCTAAATTTAAAAATTGGGCTGGGCCTTTTGCATACTTTGCATCGCAGACCTTAATGTTCTCTTCAATCCCAAAAACCCCATTAGTTCCAATAGTTTTTATGCCGCGTTTTTTTGCATAGTCGATTATTGCCCTTGTTGTTGGTATTGTGTCTCCTCCAGCAATGCAAATGATTACAACATCCCCAGTTAGTAAATGTAAGTTATCTTCGTTGATATTCTCAGTAATCCCCACGACCCTATCCCCAAAAAACCTCTCAACGAACTTAACCTTATATTCTCCAATTTTTCCTCCTAACCTTCTGTGGACAATGTCATTTTCTGCTATCTTTGCATTATCAAAGAGATATACTTTCTTAGGTCCTCCTCTATGTACTTCTAACAAATCAAATGCTACCCTAACACCCAACCTACCGCATCCAACAATTGAGACCTCTCCTTTTCGAGTAAGTTTTTTCTCTAATTCTGCTATGTTGTCCATTTTTTCACCAATGAAATTAAAAATGGGATATATTTAATTATTAAAAACAACTAAAAAATAGAATCGTCAATATTTTAAAGATTAACTTAATATATGGCAAAAGTTATTAGTCTAAAAAATGTTATTCTTGAATTTCTTTAATAATTTCTATGCTTTTGGTGTCGTTTCTTTCAATAGCTATGTTTTTTATTTTTTCTAATACCTTTAAATTTTTGTTGCACAATTTTTTGTATTCTTTGCAGTATTCTATGACATCTTTGTAATAAATCTCCAATAGATTTTTGTCATATCTTGATAATTCATAAGTTATGATACCCTTTAAAACCTCATCTCCTGAAAATAAATACATTGGATGAAGCCATAATATTATCCTTTCCTCATCGCTCTCTATGTAATTTTTAATCTTTTCCAAATCCATAAATACATCCACATAGACCAAAACTTCCTTTTTTATTTTACTGTTTACTAAAATGCCACTCAACAAATCCTCAACCCTTGCATCAAATTCAGAGATTAATTTATCTAAATCCTCATCATCTAATTCCATCCATTTTAAAATTCTCTCTCTGTGCTCATAAGTTACGTCGCTTGTTGGGTATACGACTTCATAAGCACTGTCAACTTCAAATTCATATTCTTTTGCCTTTCTTGAGGATAAGTGGATAATCATTAATCCATCATCAACATGCTTTAAATTAACTCTTTTTAGTTTGTACTTTCTGTTCTCTACTTCAACATCTGGTAAATGTTCATAATCTTCCAAATCTCTAATGAATATTTTTTCTTTGTCGAGTGTTCTCATGTAAAATCCTTTAAATTCGACGTCCACCAAATCTGTTCTAATTAAATCTTTGCAATACTCGTCTAAATTTTTGTAAATGTCCTGTAATACTTTGCTCGCCATTTCTTTTGCATGCATAACATTCACCATTATTTGCCCCTAAGGAAGCTCCGCTTTTTAGAGCGGAGAGGATTTGGTATCGATGGATTTATATACAAGTTATTTCATAAATTATACGGCAAAGTCCAAAGGATTTTGCTATTATATTCTTCGAAGGCTGCCTGACCCAGCCTGATGAACATAACCTGCCCAATGACGCCTCGGCGACGAGGATGAGAGGGTGTTCCCCATGGGAACCTCCGCCCTTTAGGCGGAGAGGAGGTCAGCTAAATAAAATCTTGCATTGATAGTATATAGTGTTTGCGTTATAAATTGTCACAACCATCAATGAAATTAAATGTCTAATTATATCATTTATTTGAAATTTTACGTAAAAGTTTATTTGTATTTCAAAAATCTATTGTGGTTAAGTAAGTGCAAAAAATTCTGCAAACAACTATAAATAGTATATAGTCTATATAGTCTCGGACATTAATAAGTGGATAATTATCATTTGGAAAAATTTTTGTGGCAAAACTTTGTTTTGTCATTTATCCTCCTTCCCTTAAATACCATCCTTTATCCTTAATATTTTTAATCATTTTTCCATCATACTTTCCAATGCCTAAAAAGTCCCTATATTTGTTAAAAACAGCAACTTTACCTTTACCATGAATTTCTAAGATTGATGATTTGAAGATATCCCTACCGTACAAAAACATTGTTTCTCCTTTTTCATTCACAATAGCGTAGTTTTTACAAATTCCATCAGCGATTAGGGACATTCCCTCCAAAGATAGTAAAAATCTGTTTTTATTTTTCCTTGAGAACTCTCCAAATATTATGCCAAAACTATAAACCTTCTCAAAGTTCTTTAAATTTTTGATAACCTCTTTTGTTGCATACACAACATTAACCCAATTACCAACCAACGCGTATAAATTCTCAAATGGGAAGGTTTTTAGGTATTCCTCATCCACAAATCTTTTAAGTTCATGTTTAATTATCCCTATTTCCTTTTTTGTTAATGCCCTAAACTTCATCGCCTCACCACATATTACATTAGAAAACTCGAAAATCCAAACATACCAATGTCTTATAAATGTGATTTAAAAAATTAAAATTAAAAGAATAACGCTCATCTTCAAATATCATTACTTATACGGCAAACAAGTTTTACCATTGACAATTTTTTATATGCACCAGCCCGCAAAGCCACGATAACAGCACACTATTTATATAGGTAATCTTGAATGAACATGAGCGATCCTTAAAATTTACCGATAGTGGGTTTTATACTTTATGTAATGGCATTGTTAGTTTCTGGAATAGTTTATTATAAAGTATGCCGCAAAAAATTTTTAGAACATAATTGTCGCTAAGAAGACACCATTTGAATGATTAAAATTTACTCAATTTCATAAGACAAAAGATTTTCTTTAACTTTATTTATTTTCTCAATCTTCTCATCAACTTCTTTTTCATATTTATTTATTCTTTCCTTAAAGCTCTTTATTGCCCTCTCAACTTCTTTTGGTGCAGGGCCTCCTACAACATCCCTCATTTTGACATTCTCATAAGGATCTAATGCCTTCTTTATTTTTTCTTCATCAATTTTTAAGTTGTATTTTTCTAAAACCTCATAAATAACCTTAATCATATCCTTTTTTTCCTCAATCGCCCTCCTTACAACTTCCCCAACAATACCATGGGCAGTTCTAAATGGAATATTGCATTCTCTAACAAGAGTATCGGCAAGTTCTGTTGCAGTTGAATAATTAGCATTTGCTAACTCTCTCATCCTATCTGCATTTACTTTTAATGTTTTTAACATACCATGTATCATTTTTATCGTGTCTATTGTTGTATAAACGCTTTTCCACAAATGCGGACTTATTTCTTGCAAGTCTCTATTGTAGGTGTTAGGCAATGCCTTCAAAATGGTTAAAACACTAATTAAATTCCCATTTAAGGTTGATAATTTTGCCCGTGCAATCTCTGCAACGTCTGGGTTCTTCTTTTGTGGCATTATTGAGGATGTTGATGTGTATTCGTTTGCAATCTCAACAATCCCAAACTCGTATGTTGAGAATAGAATCAACTCCTCACAAATTTTTGATAAATTAGTCCCCAATATAGAGAGATTTGCCATCGTCTCAGCAATAAAATCCCTTGCAGAAACAGCATCCATTGAATTTTCTATAATGCCATCGAAGCCCAAAAGTTCCTTTGTCCTTTCCCTATCTATATCAAAACCAGTAGTTGCCATTGCCCCACTACCTAATGGGGAGATGTTTATTCTTTTGTAGGTGTCCAACAACCTTAAAATGTCCCTCTCAATTGCTGAAACATAGCTTAGCAAGTGATGGGCAAAGGTTGTTGGCTGTGCATGTTGCAAATGGGTGTATCCGACCATAAGCGTTTCTTTATGCTCTTTTGCCATGTTTAGGAGGTCCTTCTCTAAGTTTATAAGCATTTTTAAGATTAATAAAACCTTTTCCCTCAAAGCCATCCTTAAGTCAGTTGCAACTTCATCGTTCCTACTCCTACCAGTGTGCATTCTTCCAGCAACGTCCTCACCTAATTTTTTAATCAATTCACTCTCAATAACCATGTGTATGTCATCCAATGAAGGGTCTAAGTTGAGATTTTCCATGCCTTTTTTATAAATCTCTTTCAAACCTTCAATAATCTTTTTTGCATCTTCTTTTGAGATGATATTGTTTTCCATTAGCATTATTACGTGTGCAATATCACATAAGATATCTGCCTCAAAAATTTCTCTATCGAAATCTAAACTTGTTGTGTATTTTGCCACATCATTCTTTACTGAGTTTCCTAACCTACCTCTTCTTAGAATGTTCATAAAATCACCAAATTTTTTGTAAATTTTTGTATTTTTTATTTTAAATTTTTTGTGGATTTGTTAGAATTACTTTTCTAATGAATATTTGAAATTTAATACTTATTTTTGTGAGCGTAATTCTAAAAGTAGTTAAGCTACTTATGTAAATTACTTTACTTTTCCATAGTTATTGAAAATTTTAGGATACTTATTATATTTTTTAAGTTAAATCGATATATTTATGTAGTAATTTAGTACCATTCATGATTTATATAATATTGTTTAAGTGGTACTATGAATTACATAAATATTAAAGATAAAAATAAAGGTTGGTTAGATGCCCTATATTCAGCATGGTGTAATGGATGTAAATTTTACAATAAAAAGGAATATAATAAAGCAATGAAATATTTTAACTTACTAAATCAAATTTTTAGGGAAAATGTCCCAAAATATGATTTTTATGAACTTAGAGAAGAAGCATATAAAGAAATTTTAAATAATAACATCCAAAAAGGAATTAAAAAATTCATCTGGCATATTGAGGGGATTTTGTTAAGTAAGGACTATTATAGTTTATCAGGGGAATTAATAACTGTTACTTCAATACTTACAAAGATTGGAAAATATAACATTGCTAAATGTTTTTTGAATATAGGTGCAGAGAGAATATATGAAGATATTAAAGATATTAAACCAGAATCTATATTAAAAGAAGTATTAAATTCTTTGTTTGGTGATGAAGAGATAGAGAGAATAAAAAGAGAAAATAATTTAGAAAATTTGATTAAAGAAAACATTATTGATTTTAATATTGATTATTTTAATAGTATGATGGATTTTTTTATGTATGCTTTAAATTGGGAAAGATTTTTAAAAATACATGAAGAAGTTAAGAATAAAATAAAAAAATGCAAAATATCAAGAGAAATTATTGAAAAAATCATTGAAAGATTTGAAGAATCAATGAGTGATAAATTATCTATAGCCTATTTATTAAAAGGAGATTATGCTAAGTGTCTTGAATATATGGAATTATTTAAGAGGCATTATGGTGAATGTTTGAAAGAATATGAAATAGAAAAAAATAAATTTAATTTAATTGAATATATTGCAAATAGTTTAAAAGATAGGATTATTAAAAAAGAAGAATGGATAATTGAATTAAATGAAATTTACAAAGATATTTTAAATAAACCTTTAAAACCAACGTATAAAGAAACTAAAAACTGTGATTTGGAATATATTCTGGATTATTATGTTTTAAAAAGTTTTATTGAGTCAATATAAAGGATTATGGAGTTAAAACCAACTTAAAGGTTTCACTGCTATAGCTATGCTTTGCATGATGGGGGCTGTATTAGCTGAGCCGGTGGTTTTGGGAAATGTTGGATACTATGTAGGAAAAGAATTAGCTGGAGAAGCTGGAAGTGTTGTTGGAGGTTATATTGGAACAAAAGCTGGAGAATATGCTGGTGAAAGTGCAGGAATAATATTGGCAGAATTGTATGCAGAGGAGGGAGCAGCTGCTGGCTCTATAGCAGGACCAGTCGGTGCAATAATAGGGGGAATAACCGGCGCGTTATAAATATCCAATATATATTCTAATTTTCTTTATTATTTATAATATTATTTTTTGCTAAACCACTATGGGGTTGAGAACGATGGATAGCTGGGTTATTGTCATTTTTTTAATAATATACGCATTAATAGTACCATGGTTTGTTAATTGGATAATTTTAAATAGGCAAAATAAAAAAGTTGGTTTTTTAAAGTCTTTCCATTATTTAGAAAAAAAATTTAGTACTAAAGAAAAATTTGTCATAATATTTGTTGAGTTTATTTTAGTAATTACCTTGTTATATGGATATACACGGCTAAATATAAGTCAATTATATAGAATATTTTACCTATTTTCTGGCATTCTAATTGTGTTCTTGTTTAATTATTTATTAAAGATATCACTTAGACATGCAAAATCTAAACAAATAAGCTTTAATGATTAACTTAACTTGCAATAAAAAACGATGTGGATGGAAATATGAAAGTATTGTATATGATAACCATATTTTTATTTATCTTTGGATTTATTTCATCTTTAATGCTGAATATTAATACTAATAGCAATAATAATTCAAAAGTCGGAAATACCCCTAATTTTAAATTAGCTTCAGCACCTTTAACTTTAATTCTAACAAACAATCTAAAACTTATTTTTCTAATGTTAGCTGGAGCTATAACTTTCGGCTTATCCACTTTTATAAACTTAATCGCTCATGTTCATTCAAGATTACCTATATAAATAGTGTGCTGTTATCGTGGCTTTGCGGGCTGGTGCATATAAAAAATTGTCAATGGTAAAACTTGTTATCTATAGGTAATGATGTTTGAAGATGAGCGTTAAGGATTAATGCTTTATTTCAAATTTTAAGGAAGACTGAACTATTTGAGTTCTTTTAGAACTGGTAATTTTCCATATAATTTTATTTTTCACCTAAACATTATAGTATCCTATCTATATAATTACTTTAATAGTGATTATAGTCGTGTGCGTTAGAAATTGGAAATATGCTACTGATAAAATCATAAAGATTTATGACTTATTTAAAATTTAAAGGATGGATAAATGTTATTTGGAAATTCATTAATGTATAAATAAGTTTAAAAATTAATGGCAAAACC
The sequence above is a segment of the Methanotorris igneus Kol 5 genome. Coding sequences within it:
- a CDS encoding PUA domain-containing protein, with the protein product MKFRALTKKEIGIIKHELKRFVDEEYLKTFPFENLYALVGNWVNVVYATKEVIKNLKNFEKVYSFGIIFGEFSRKNKNRFLLSLEGMSLIADGICKNYAIVNEKGETMFLYGRDIFKSSILEIHGKGKVAVFNKYRDFLGIGKYDGKMIKNIKDKGWYLREGG
- the argH gene encoding argininosuccinate lyase, with protein sequence MNILRRGRLGNSVKNDVAKYTTSLDFDREIFEADILCDIAHVIMLMENNIISKEDAKKIIEGLKEIYKKGMENLNLDPSLDDIHMVIESELIKKLGEDVAGRMHTGRSRNDEVATDLRMALREKVLLILKMLINLEKDLLNMAKEHKETLMVGYTHLQHAQPTTFAHHLLSYVSAIERDILRLLDTYKRINISPLGSGAMATTGFDIDRERTKELLGFDGIIENSMDAVSARDFIAETMANLSILGTNLSKICEELILFSTYEFGIVEIANEYTSTSSIMPQKKNPDVAEIARAKLSTLNGNLISVLTILKALPNTYNRDLQEISPHLWKSVYTTIDTIKMIHGMLKTLKVNADRMRELANANYSTATELADTLVRECNIPFRTAHGIVGEVVRRAIEEKKDMIKVIYEVLEKYNLKIDEEKIKKALDPYENVKMRDVVGGPAPKEVERAIKSFKERINKYEKEVDEKIEKINKVKENLLSYEIE
- a CDS encoding tetratricopeptide repeat protein; translated protein: MNYINIKDKNKGWLDALYSAWCNGCKFYNKKEYNKAMKYFNLLNQIFRENVPKYDFYELREEAYKEILNNNIQKGIKKFIWHIEGILLSKDYYSLSGELITVTSILTKIGKYNIAKCFLNIGAERIYEDIKDIKPESILKEVLNSLFGDEEIERIKRENNLENLIKENIIDFNIDYFNSMMDFFMYALNWERFLKIHEEVKNKIKKCKISREIIEKIIERFEESMSDKLSIAYLLKGDYAKCLEYMELFKRHYGECLKEYEIEKNKFNLIEYIANSLKDRIIKKEEWIIELNEIYKDILNKPLKPTYKETKNCDLEYILDYYVLKSFIESI